In one Roseburia intestinalis L1-82 genomic region, the following are encoded:
- the mreB gene encoding rod shape-determining protein, producing the protein MMSTDIGIDLGTASILVYIKGKGVVLKEPSVVAFDRDTNKIKAIGEEARLMLGRTPGNIVAVRPLRQGVISDYQVTEKMIKYFIQKALGKKTFRKPRISVCVPSGVTEVEKKAVEDATYQAGAREVAIIEEPIAAAIGAGIDISRPCGNMIVDIGGGTADIAVISLGGSVVSTSIKIAGDDFDEAIVRYMRKKHNLLIGERTAEDIKIRIGSCFPQAQAETMDVRGRNLVTGLPKTVTVSSEETEEALREPTLQIVEAVHSVLEKTPPELAADVADRGIVLTGGGSLLRGLEELIEDRTGINTMTADEPMTCVAIGTGKFVEFLAGKRDED; encoded by the coding sequence ATGATGAGTACAGATATTGGTATCGATCTCGGTACTGCCAGTATATTAGTTTATATCAAAGGAAAAGGTGTTGTATTAAAGGAGCCGTCAGTTGTGGCTTTTGACCGTGATACAAATAAGATCAAAGCAATCGGAGAGGAAGCAAGACTGATGCTCGGAAGAACACCGGGAAATATCGTGGCAGTCAGACCACTTCGTCAGGGTGTTATTTCTGATTATCAGGTTACAGAGAAGATGATCAAGTACTTTATCCAGAAAGCACTTGGTAAGAAAACATTCCGTAAGCCGCGCATCAGTGTATGTGTGCCAAGCGGTGTCACAGAGGTTGAGAAAAAAGCTGTTGAGGATGCAACATATCAGGCAGGAGCAAGAGAAGTTGCAATCATCGAGGAACCGATCGCTGCGGCAATCGGAGCAGGTATTGATATTTCAAGACCTTGTGGAAATATGATCGTGGATATCGGAGGAGGAACAGCCGATATCGCGGTGATCTCTCTGGGCGGTTCGGTTGTCAGCACCTCTATCAAGATCGCCGGAGATGATTTTGATGAGGCGATTGTCCGTTATATGCGTAAAAAGCACAATCTTCTGATCGGTGAACGTACTGCAGAGGATATCAAGATCCGTATCGGAAGCTGTTTCCCACAGGCACAGGCCGAGACGATGGATGTACGCGGACGTAACCTTGTGACAGGACTTCCGAAAACTGTAACGGTTTCTTCGGAGGAGACAGAAGAGGCACTCAGAGAGCCGACACTTCAGATCGTAGAAGCAGTACATTCTGTACTGGAGAAAACTCCGCCGGAACTTGCAGCAGATGTTGCGGATCGTGGTATTGTGCTGACAGGCGGTGGTTCATTGCTCAGAGGTTTGGAGGAGCTGATCGAGGATCGCACCGGAATCAATACGATGACTGCAGATGAACCGATGACATGTGTTGCAATCGGTACCGGAAAATTCGTAGAGTTTTTAGCCGGAAAACGTGACGAAGATTAA
- a CDS encoding ABC transporter permease: MTILMSLDPMALFRSMPGAFAQGLVWGLMALGVYITYRLLDFADLTVDGSLATGGAVAVILIRSGMHPWAALIFAFLAGMAAGFITGILHTALGIPGILASILTQISLYSINLNIMGSSNQAVSVDKYPLVVSLRYISDSSATKVQLFVTCVLFCVAVVALLYWYFGTEQGHAIRATGCNRQMSRAQGINTDFHTVVALMISNGLVGLSGGLYAQYQGAADVNMGRGAIVIGLAAVIIGEVLFGKLCAGKHFAFAYTMFSVIGGAIIYYIVMNIVLWLKLPSDDLKLFSAIVVAIFLAFPYLKSKYGRKGVSVNG; the protein is encoded by the coding sequence ATGACAATACTTATGTCCTTAGACCCGATGGCTCTCTTCCGTTCCATGCCCGGCGCCTTTGCGCAGGGGCTGGTCTGGGGGTTGATGGCACTGGGTGTATATATTACATACAGACTTTTAGATTTTGCCGATCTTACCGTTGACGGTTCTCTTGCAACCGGCGGTGCAGTTGCCGTTATACTGATCCGTTCCGGCATGCATCCATGGGCAGCACTTATTTTTGCATTTTTAGCAGGTATGGCAGCCGGTTTTATCACCGGAATTCTGCATACTGCACTTGGTATTCCCGGAATCCTTGCAAGTATCCTGACACAGATTTCACTCTATTCCATCAACTTAAATATTATGGGAAGTTCGAATCAGGCTGTCAGTGTTGACAAGTATCCGTTAGTTGTTTCCCTGCGTTACATCTCGGATTCTTCCGCTACCAAAGTCCAGCTGTTTGTGACATGTGTTCTTTTCTGCGTGGCGGTCGTTGCCCTTTTATACTGGTATTTCGGAACCGAGCAGGGACATGCCATCCGCGCAACCGGATGTAACCGGCAGATGTCCCGCGCACAGGGTATCAACACTGATTTCCACACGGTCGTTGCGCTGATGATCTCAAACGGTCTTGTCGGTCTTTCCGGAGGACTCTACGCACAGTATCAGGGTGCCGCAGATGTCAACATGGGACGTGGTGCCATCGTCATCGGTCTTGCCGCTGTCATCATCGGTGAGGTACTTTTCGGGAAGTTATGTGCCGGAAAACATTTTGCTTTTGCATATACCATGTTTTCCGTGATCGGCGGCGCGATCATCTACTATATTGTAATGAATATCGTATTATGGCTGAAACTGCCGTCTGATGACCTAAAACTGTTTTCTGCCATCGTCGTTGCGATTTTCCTTGCATTCCCGTATCTCAAATCCAAATACGGCAGGAAAGGGGTGTCCGTCAATGGCTGA
- a CDS encoding flagellar hook-basal body protein, whose translation MVKGLYTAYTGMINEQNRLDILSNNLANADTNGYKKEGATNQTFADELAIKIKDTSSYGMPQKLGTMSMGVHIGETYTDYSQGNFRVTDNATDFALDGDGFFAIAYTDKAGNTSVKYSRDGAFVVNTAGYLVTKDGDYVLNQNGAMNADAGARIQVDPNVPITVDEKGNIFQNNQQVGTIGVVDIADYNYLAKYGENMYDLVNGGARQASTAKVTQGCIESSNINVVSEMVNMITISRAFQAGQKVINAVDETLDKAVNQVGRV comes from the coding sequence ATGGTAAAGGGATTGTATACAGCGTATACAGGAATGATCAATGAACAGAATCGTCTGGACATTCTTTCGAATAACCTTGCAAATGCAGACACCAATGGTTATAAGAAAGAGGGAGCGACAAACCAGACGTTTGCAGATGAGCTTGCGATCAAGATCAAGGATACATCCAGCTACGGCATGCCGCAGAAGCTTGGAACCATGAGCATGGGTGTACACATCGGAGAGACTTACACGGATTACAGCCAGGGAAATTTCAGGGTAACAGATAACGCAACGGATTTTGCACTGGATGGAGATGGTTTCTTTGCAATCGCCTATACGGATAAAGCAGGAAACACATCTGTAAAGTACAGCAGGGATGGAGCCTTTGTGGTAAATACAGCAGGTTATCTTGTCACAAAAGACGGCGACTATGTATTAAATCAGAATGGAGCCATGAATGCGGATGCAGGAGCACGTATTCAGGTGGATCCGAATGTACCGATCACGGTGGATGAAAAAGGTAACATTTTTCAGAATAACCAGCAGGTTGGTACGATCGGCGTTGTAGATATTGCAGATTATAATTATCTGGCAAAATACGGCGAGAATATGTATGACCTGGTAAATGGCGGTGCCCGTCAGGCATCCACTGCGAAAGTAACGCAGGGATGTATCGAATCATCCAATATCAATGTTGTTTCGGAGATGGTCAATATGATCACGATATCGAGAGCCTTTCAGGCTGGACAGAAGGTGATCAACGCTGTGGATGAAACATTAGACAAAGCGGTAAACCAGGTGGGAAGGGTATAA
- a CDS encoding acyltransferase family protein: MRRYPYIDVARGIGMVLVVAGHAMGISMYLTCFFMQLFFVLSGYVYRQGKSYKQNMKRKTERLLVPYFLGSIVLLGIYKVLGRTTKEMLFSGIGILYSRYCFYNMDIAAEKNNIFFLDIANGAMWYLTSLFTAGAVYYAVIDVCIRSKKKCAGYIICFLAVSVCLAKLPILLPWSIDIAFAGAVLMIAGTLLGQNYSIEKWKKKWIFCIVVLFFVLAKVNPGINISVRSYGNYGAWSVLLFILVGICGSILCMWAGAMIESMWLGKILAYIGKNTVVILIFHIFILQSTEVIAEKIMELPPPESGWNLCYQIVRITVAIVLCLLLNRCLEYGKKVCMNKKKIRGDET; the protein is encoded by the coding sequence ATGAGAAGATATCCTTATATTGATGTGGCAAGAGGAATCGGAATGGTGCTTGTTGTAGCAGGACATGCAATGGGAATATCAATGTATCTGACCTGTTTTTTTATGCAGTTATTTTTTGTACTTTCCGGATATGTGTACCGGCAGGGAAAAAGTTATAAACAAAATATGAAAAGAAAGACAGAAAGACTTCTGGTTCCATATTTTCTGGGAAGTATTGTGCTGTTGGGAATATATAAAGTACTTGGCCGCACAACAAAGGAAATGTTGTTTTCGGGTATCGGGATATTGTATTCAAGGTATTGCTTTTATAACATGGATATTGCTGCTGAGAAAAATAACATTTTTTTTCTGGATATTGCAAATGGAGCAATGTGGTATCTGACATCTTTATTTACGGCAGGCGCCGTTTATTATGCCGTGATTGATGTGTGCATAAGAAGTAAAAAGAAATGCGCCGGTTATATCATATGTTTTCTGGCTGTATCTGTGTGTCTGGCAAAATTGCCAATTTTACTTCCATGGAGTATAGATATTGCATTTGCAGGTGCGGTTCTGATGATTGCAGGGACTTTGTTAGGGCAAAACTACAGTATAGAAAAATGGAAGAAAAAGTGGATTTTCTGTATAGTAGTTTTGTTTTTTGTGCTGGCAAAAGTGAATCCGGGAATTAATATTTCGGTAAGAAGCTATGGAAATTATGGAGCATGGAGTGTTTTGCTTTTCATATTGGTTGGAATTTGCGGATCGATTCTCTGCATGTGGGCTGGAGCCATGATTGAATCCATGTGGCTGGGAAAAATACTTGCATATATAGGGAAAAATACGGTGGTGATCCTTATTTTTCATATATTTATATTACAAAGTACGGAAGTAATAGCAGAAAAAATAATGGAACTTCCGCCGCCGGAAAGTGGATGGAATTTATGTTACCAGATCGTGCGGATTACCGTTGCAATCGTATTGTGTCTGCTGTTAAACCGGTGTCTGGAATATGGAAAGAAAGTTTGCATGAATAAAAAGAAAATCCGGGGAGATGAAACATGA
- a CDS encoding FkbM family methyltransferase translates to MSRLAEKIVSPFFGKKKYYRIWNKLYKASMMGMNVGNGGDFESSGEKYAMGYVKNLLKNIDKPVLFDVGANRGDYAKELVKNYRNAEIHCFEPAAETFKILCSQVKSDKVIMNNFGMSDTCTESILYYDAECDGLASMYKRQCVEHAEPIRIKLDTVDHYCEERNIPRINLLKIDIEGNELNALHGAQRMLDEGKIDVIQMEFGGCNIDSRTYFRDFWNLLSAKYKVYRVLLDGVEEITEYRDILEIFFCTNYLFVRK, encoded by the coding sequence ATGAGCAGATTAGCAGAGAAAATAGTGAGTCCTTTTTTTGGAAAGAAAAAATATTACAGAATATGGAACAAATTGTATAAGGCATCAATGATGGGAATGAACGTAGGAAATGGTGGAGATTTTGAAAGCAGTGGAGAAAAATATGCCATGGGGTATGTTAAAAACCTGCTTAAAAATATAGATAAGCCGGTTTTGTTTGATGTCGGAGCGAACAGGGGGGATTATGCAAAGGAGCTGGTAAAGAATTATAGAAATGCAGAGATCCATTGTTTCGAACCGGCGGCTGAAACATTTAAGATTTTATGCAGCCAGGTGAAGTCTGATAAAGTGATAATGAATAATTTTGGAATGAGTGATACATGTACGGAAAGCATTCTTTATTACGATGCAGAATGCGATGGACTGGCAAGCATGTATAAACGTCAGTGTGTGGAACATGCGGAACCGATCCGTATAAAACTGGATACCGTAGATCATTATTGTGAAGAAAGAAATATTCCGCGAATCAATTTGTTAAAAATAGATATAGAAGGAAATGAGTTAAACGCTTTGCATGGTGCACAGCGGATGCTGGACGAAGGAAAAATTGATGTAATCCAGATGGAATTTGGCGGCTGCAATATCGATTCGAGAACTTATTTCAGAGATTTCTGGAATTTACTCAGTGCAAAATATAAAGTATACCGTGTCCTTTTAGACGGAGTAGAGGAAATTACAGAGTATAGAGATATTTTAGAGATATTTTTCTGTACAAATTATCTGTTTGTGAGAAAATAG
- the recD2 gene encoding SF1B family DNA helicase RecD2, with the protein MEKTVESLAGYVEHIIYRNADNGYTVLNLVSGEDEITCVGIFSAIAEGENIEAQGEYTEHPTYGQQFKVTSFEEKAPEDEEAIERYLGSGAIKGIGLAMAARIVRRFKEDTFRIIEEEPERLAEIKGISNRKAMEIASQVNEKRDLRQAMIFLQQYGITMNLAVKVYQAYGQDVYGIIRENPYRLADDIDGVGFRTADEIAARVGIRMDSDFRVRSGILYTLLQASGEGHTYLPETELTPRASKLLNVTAEQVEKQYMDLAIERKIILKQMEDQTQIYAASFYYMEANTATMLKRLNVSYDVSDAEIEQRIRGIEKKSGMTLDEHQVTAVKEAVRNGLLVITGGPGTGKTTTINTIIRYFELEGLEIFLAAPTGRAAKRMSETTGFEARTVHRMLELNGGAEGSGGFERDESNPLEADVIIVDEMSMVDISLMYSLLKAISVGTRLILVGDVNQLPSVGPGSVLRDIIQSHACNVVMLTKIFRQASTSDIIVNAHKINHGEEVILDNKSMDFFFLKRYDADVIINVVLQLIKQKLPKFVDATPYDIQVLTPMRKGLLGVERLNGILQRYMNPPANDKVEKEYGSTVFREGDKVMQTKNNYQLAWEIRTKFGLTVDKGLGIFNGDMGIIRQINDFAEQMIIEFDEGRMVEYPYKLLDELELAYAITIHKSQGSEYPAVVIPLLGGPMMLMNRNLLYTAVTRARKCVTLVGNEVTFQQMIRNTSQQKRYSGLCDRLKEN; encoded by the coding sequence ATGGAGAAAACAGTGGAAAGTCTTGCAGGATATGTGGAACACATTATATATCGGAATGCGGATAATGGATATACCGTGTTAAATCTGGTGAGCGGGGAGGATGAAATCACCTGTGTGGGGATATTTTCGGCAATCGCAGAGGGAGAAAATATTGAGGCACAGGGGGAGTACACGGAACATCCGACCTATGGGCAGCAGTTTAAAGTAACAAGTTTTGAGGAGAAAGCACCTGAAGATGAGGAGGCAATAGAGCGGTATCTTGGTTCCGGTGCAATCAAGGGAATCGGGCTTGCCATGGCGGCAAGAATTGTCAGGCGTTTTAAGGAGGATACCTTCCGGATCATAGAGGAAGAACCGGAACGTCTCGCTGAGATCAAAGGGATCAGTAACCGCAAAGCAATGGAGATTGCCAGCCAGGTCAACGAAAAGAGGGATCTGCGGCAGGCGATGATCTTTTTGCAGCAGTATGGAATCACGATGAATTTAGCGGTCAAGGTATATCAGGCATACGGACAGGATGTTTATGGTATCATCCGGGAAAATCCGTACCGGCTGGCGGACGATATTGATGGAGTCGGATTCCGGACGGCGGATGAGATCGCGGCGCGGGTTGGTATCCGGATGGACTCTGATTTCCGTGTGCGAAGCGGAATCCTGTATACACTGCTTCAGGCAAGTGGGGAGGGACATACCTATCTGCCGGAGACAGAGCTGACACCGCGTGCATCAAAATTATTGAATGTTACGGCAGAACAGGTGGAAAAGCAGTACATGGATCTTGCCATTGAAAGGAAGATCATCTTAAAACAGATGGAAGATCAGACACAGATCTATGCAGCGTCATTTTATTATATGGAAGCAAACACGGCGACGATGTTAAAACGGCTCAATGTAAGTTATGATGTGTCAGATGCGGAGATTGAACAGCGAATCCGGGGGATCGAAAAGAAAAGCGGCATGACGTTGGATGAACATCAGGTAACGGCGGTCAAAGAGGCAGTGCGGAATGGTCTGCTTGTGATCACGGGGGGGCCTGGAACCGGAAAGACGACCACGATTAATACGATCATCCGCTATTTTGAACTGGAGGGCTTGGAAATCTTTTTGGCAGCTCCGACAGGGCGTGCAGCAAAGCGCATGAGTGAGACAACGGGATTTGAGGCGCGGACAGTTCACCGTATGTTAGAGCTGAATGGGGGAGCCGAGGGAAGCGGTGGATTTGAAAGGGATGAAAGTAATCCACTCGAAGCGGATGTGATCATTGTAGATGAGATGTCGATGGTGGATATCTCACTGATGTATTCTCTGCTCAAAGCAATCTCTGTGGGAACGAGGCTGATTCTTGTCGGGGATGTCAATCAGCTTCCGAGTGTCGGACCGGGAAGTGTACTCCGTGATATTATCCAATCACATGCCTGCAATGTAGTTATGCTGACCAAAATCTTCCGTCAGGCATCCACCAGTGATATTATTGTCAATGCGCATAAGATCAATCATGGAGAAGAAGTGATATTAGATAATAAGAGCATGGATTTCTTTTTCCTGAAACGGTATGACGCAGATGTGATCATCAATGTGGTGCTGCAGCTCATTAAGCAGAAACTGCCGAAGTTTGTGGATGCGACGCCTTATGATATCCAGGTACTGACACCGATGCGCAAGGGACTGCTTGGCGTAGAGCGCCTGAATGGGATTTTGCAGCGATATATGAATCCGCCTGCCAATGATAAAGTGGAGAAAGAATATGGCAGCACTGTGTTCCGTGAGGGGGATAAAGTTATGCAGACAAAGAATAACTACCAGCTCGCGTGGGAAATCCGTACAAAATTTGGACTCACTGTGGATAAAGGCCTTGGAATTTTCAATGGAGATATGGGAATCATAAGACAGATCAATGATTTCGCAGAACAGATGATCATAGAGTTTGATGAAGGGAGAATGGTAGAGTACCCCTATAAACTTCTGGATGAACTTGAGCTTGCCTATGCGATCACGATCCATAAATCACAGGGAAGTGAGTATCCGGCGGTCGTCATTCCGCTGCTTGGCGGTCCGATGATGTTAATGAACCGGAATCTATTGTATACTGCCGTCACGCGTGCAAGAAAATGTGTGACGTTAGTCGGCAATGAAGTGACCTTCCAGCAGATGATTCGGAATACCTCACAGCAGAAAAGGTACAGCGGACTCTGCGACCGCTTAAAAGAAAATTAA
- a CDS encoding ABC transporter substrate-binding protein: protein MENSMKNYKKILSVVMTAAMAASLAACGNSTANTSSTTDAAASDSAQTSDAVATESGAGTSSDGKKYTIGICQQLEHPALDQATQGFEDALTELLGSGNVTFDLQNAQGEQANCATISNGFVANNYDLILANATTALQCAAAATSTIPVIGTSVTDYATALDIDNWTGSTGTNVSGTADLAPIDQQEDMLVELFPDAKNVGILYCSAEPNSAYQATEFEKALDEDSISYKEYTVSDSNDIASVVQSAVSECDVLYIPTDNTMAGNTESINNIALPAGVPIIAGEEGICSGCGVATLSISYYDIGYTAGKMAYDVLVNGADISTMDVQYAENVTKEYNADICSQLGITVPDDYTAIAAE, encoded by the coding sequence ATGGAGAATTCTATGAAAAACTACAAAAAAATCTTATCTGTCGTAATGACAGCAGCCATGGCTGCATCACTTGCAGCATGTGGAAACAGTACAGCAAACACCAGCAGTACCACGGATGCAGCAGCTTCCGATTCAGCACAGACTTCGGATGCAGTGGCCACTGAAAGTGGTGCAGGCACCTCTTCCGATGGCAAAAAATATACGATCGGTATCTGCCAGCAGTTAGAGCATCCTGCTCTTGATCAGGCAACCCAGGGATTTGAAGATGCACTGACTGAATTACTTGGTTCTGGCAATGTTACCTTTGATCTTCAGAATGCCCAGGGCGAGCAGGCAAACTGCGCAACCATCAGCAACGGTTTCGTCGCTAACAATTATGACCTGATCTTAGCAAATGCAACGACTGCTCTGCAGTGTGCAGCTGCAGCAACCAGCACGATCCCGGTGATCGGTACTTCCGTTACCGACTATGCAACAGCACTTGACATTGACAACTGGACCGGCTCTACCGGTACAAACGTATCCGGAACTGCAGATCTTGCTCCGATTGACCAGCAGGAAGACATGCTTGTCGAATTGTTCCCAGATGCAAAAAATGTCGGCATTCTCTACTGCTCCGCAGAACCAAACTCTGCATACCAGGCAACCGAATTTGAAAAAGCTCTCGATGAAGACAGTATTTCCTATAAAGAATATACCGTATCAGATTCCAACGACATCGCTTCTGTTGTACAGAGTGCCGTCAGTGAATGTGATGTCCTCTATATTCCGACTGACAATACCATGGCAGGCAATACTGAATCCATCAACAATATTGCTCTTCCGGCAGGTGTTCCGATCATCGCCGGTGAGGAAGGTATCTGTTCCGGCTGTGGTGTAGCCACACTTTCCATCAGCTACTATGATATCGGTTATACAGCAGGCAAAATGGCATACGACGTTTTAGTAAACGGTGCTGACATCTCGACCATGGATGTACAGTATGCAGAGAATGTTACCAAAGAATACAATGCTGATATCTGTTCACAGCTTGGCATCACAGTTCCTGATGACTATACTGCCATCGCTGCCGAATAA
- a CDS encoding flagellar hook-basal body protein — protein sequence MMRALYTAATGMIAQQSNVDNISNNLSNVNTVGYKQEKMEFKSLLYQTIQTRTTSANGEEKPISAQVGLGTRVASNTSIYTQGSLMASENATDFAISGDGFFAVRGADGKTYYTRAGDFVWSVNAGGTLTLCTNEGYPVLDSNNQPINLPAGISAEKVIVSENGKMGYTNAAGTYVDMNQTIGLFQFNNPSGLEKTGTNLLAVTPASGNAMNESTTANLTKSKVLQKYLEGSNVQVADEMVNLIIAQRAYQLNSKAITTSDEMLEQANNLKR from the coding sequence ATGATGAGAGCTCTTTATACTGCGGCAACCGGTATGATTGCACAGCAGTCAAACGTGGATAATATTTCAAATAACCTTTCAAATGTCAATACAGTCGGATATAAACAGGAGAAGATGGAGTTTAAGTCTCTGCTTTACCAGACAATCCAGACGCGTACAACCAGTGCAAATGGCGAGGAAAAGCCGATCTCTGCACAGGTAGGACTTGGTACCAGAGTGGCATCCAACACCTCTATTTATACACAGGGGTCACTGATGGCAAGTGAGAATGCAACTGATTTTGCAATCAGCGGTGATGGATTTTTTGCAGTGCGCGGAGCAGACGGAAAAACTTATTATACCAGAGCCGGAGATTTTGTATGGTCTGTCAATGCAGGCGGTACATTAACTCTTTGCACGAATGAGGGATACCCGGTTTTAGATTCCAACAATCAGCCGATCAATCTTCCGGCAGGTATCAGTGCAGAGAAAGTGATCGTCAGCGAAAATGGAAAAATGGGATATACCAATGCAGCCGGCACATATGTGGATATGAACCAGACGATTGGATTATTCCAGTTTAATAATCCAAGCGGACTTGAAAAAACAGGAACCAATCTTCTTGCAGTGACACCGGCATCCGGTAATGCAATGAACGAGTCTACAACTGCAAATCTTACTAAGAGCAAAGTTTTACAGAAATACCTGGAAGGTTCTAATGTTCAAGTCGCAGATGAGATGGTAAACCTGATCATTGCACAGCGTGCATATCAGCTCAACTCAAAGGCAATCACAACATCGGACGAGATGCTTGAGCAGGCAAACAATCTGAAACGTTAA
- a CDS encoding acyltransferase — MRKSNFELLRLFCIFGIVVMHAMGNIDTSLSVWNTESHIFVNALFNTGVTCFILISGYFGIKFRLEKLIEMDFMVIFYTVAGVAVRGDLKAKELILACFPIITRRYWFISCYFALCFLAPLLNALAEKIKKENFERLLVTMLLLFSVIPTITTYDIMQDSGKGLVDFVMIYLIGRYLSKYPVRLQKKRLGMGAVSLVLLIFILDSVRTQINGVLYSTFSRDCSSFIIMASVCIFLWFKEFEFSSRLINRIAGNVLAVTVLDEHIQYFLKPYTGIEQFGNNKLLLLLVLGYAACVVIIAVGINEIRKATIGKTGQRCAARLAVKYNRVLPVFVEKIKKLAGWFIEGV, encoded by the coding sequence ATGAGAAAGTCTAATTTTGAATTGCTTCGGCTTTTTTGCATTTTTGGAATCGTGGTTATGCATGCTATGGGAAATATTGATACAAGCCTCTCCGTCTGGAATACAGAAAGTCATATTTTTGTCAACGCATTATTTAATACTGGGGTAACCTGTTTCATTTTAATTTCCGGATACTTTGGAATAAAATTCCGTCTGGAAAAGCTGATTGAAATGGATTTTATGGTAATTTTTTATACGGTGGCAGGTGTTGCCGTGCGGGGGGATCTTAAGGCAAAAGAACTGATACTTGCATGTTTTCCGATCATAACCAGGCGTTACTGGTTTATCTCCTGTTATTTTGCGCTTTGTTTTCTTGCACCATTATTGAATGCACTGGCAGAAAAAATAAAAAAAGAAAATTTTGAAAGACTTCTTGTGACCATGTTACTGTTATTCAGTGTGATACCAACGATCACTACTTATGATATTATGCAGGATTCGGGAAAAGGCCTTGTGGATTTTGTTATGATTTACCTGATCGGGCGTTATCTGTCAAAATATCCGGTCAGACTGCAAAAAAAAAGGCTTGGCATGGGAGCTGTAAGTTTGGTTTTACTGATATTTATCCTGGACAGTGTACGTACGCAGATAAATGGAGTACTTTACAGTACGTTTTCAAGGGATTGTTCCAGTTTTATTATCATGGCGTCCGTCTGTATTTTTTTATGGTTTAAGGAATTTGAATTTTCAAGCAGACTTATCAACAGAATTGCCGGAAATGTTTTGGCAGTTACCGTGCTTGATGAACATATTCAGTATTTTTTGAAACCATATACAGGGATTGAACAATTTGGAAATAATAAATTGCTATTGCTTTTAGTCCTGGGATATGCTGCGTGTGTGGTTATCATTGCTGTCGGAATAAATGAGATCAGGAAAGCGACCATAGGAAAAACAGGGCAGAGATGTGCAGCCCGGCTTGCAGTAAAATACAATAGGGTACTTCCTGTTTTTGTTGAAAAGATCAAAAAACTGGCAGGTTGGTTTATAGAAGGAGTTTAA
- a CDS encoding ABC transporter ATP-binding protein, which produces MLKLDNIHKTFNPGTINEKIALNGVNLTLNEGDFVTVIGGNGAGKSTTLNAIAGVWPIDSGKIYIGGDDVTKLSEHKRAKYLGRVFQDPMTGTATTMSIEENMAIAARRGEKRGLSWGITHQERDTYREMLKALDLGLEDRLTSKVGLLSGGQRQAITLLMASIKKPKLLLLDEHTAALDPKTAAKVLEISDKIIAENHLTAMMVTHNMKDAIVHGNRLIMMHEGKVILNISGEEKKKLTVEDLLHQFEKVSGEEFANDKALLS; this is translated from the coding sequence ATGTTAAAACTCGACAATATCCACAAAACTTTTAATCCCGGAACCATCAACGAAAAAATTGCTTTAAATGGTGTCAATCTGACTTTAAATGAGGGCGATTTTGTTACCGTGATCGGTGGAAACGGTGCCGGAAAATCAACCACGTTAAACGCCATCGCAGGTGTATGGCCAATTGATTCCGGGAAAATTTATATCGGTGGAGACGATGTCACAAAATTATCCGAGCACAAACGTGCCAAATACCTCGGACGTGTATTTCAGGATCCGATGACCGGAACCGCAACCACCATGTCGATCGAAGAAAACATGGCGATTGCAGCAAGACGTGGTGAAAAACGGGGACTTTCGTGGGGAATCACCCATCAGGAACGCGATACCTACCGCGAAATGTTAAAAGCCTTAGATCTTGGACTGGAAGACCGTCTCACCAGTAAAGTCGGTCTGCTCTCCGGCGGACAGCGGCAGGCGATCACACTTTTAATGGCGTCGATCAAAAAACCAAAACTTTTGCTGTTAGACGAACACACTGCAGCACTTGATCCGAAAACTGCCGCAAAAGTGCTTGAGATTTCTGATAAGATCATCGCAGAAAATCATCTGACCGCCATGATGGTCACACACAATATGAAGGATGCCATCGTGCACGGTAACCGCCTGATCATGATGCACGAAGGAAAAGTGATCTTAAATATCTCCGGAGAAGAGAAAAAGAAACTGACCGTCGAAGATCTACTTCATCAGTTTGAAAAGGTCAGCGGCGAAGAATTCGCCAATGATAAAGCACTGTTATCCTGA